The Desulfovibrio desulfuricans DSM 642 genome contains a region encoding:
- a CDS encoding 2-hydroxyacid dehydrogenase, with translation MSRPRIFVPRTVVPEALESLQTRCDVEMGPGGGLPHEKLVEAVRGCDGVLSPVVALPADVIDAMAPTCKVISCFGVGFDHVDIAAATRNGIWVTHNPGFVTDDTADMAFALMLGVARKLRACDTFVRSGERPWPMTVNLGLRVSGKTLGLVGSGRIAQAVAARAAGFGMSLLYTARHRNENFEASTGARYVSKDDLLRLSDFVSLHMPLTLETEKYIGSRELELMQPHAILINTARGKVVDEAALASALKNGVIAGAGLDVFENEPLVLPVLCDLPNVLMTPHKGAATMDGFRNMGRSSAEKIFAALDGKLPANCLNPEARQVSN, from the coding sequence ATGAGCAGACCAAGAATTTTTGTTCCGCGTACGGTGGTGCCCGAGGCGCTTGAATCGCTGCAAACCCGCTGTGATGTGGAGATGGGCCCCGGCGGCGGTTTACCGCACGAAAAGCTGGTTGAAGCGGTACGCGGATGCGATGGCGTTCTTTCGCCGGTGGTGGCCTTGCCCGCGGATGTCATTGATGCCATGGCCCCGACCTGCAAGGTTATTTCCTGCTTTGGCGTTGGTTTTGATCATGTGGATATAGCCGCTGCCACCCGCAACGGCATATGGGTGACGCACAATCCCGGCTTTGTCACCGATGACACAGCTGATATGGCCTTTGCACTCATGCTCGGCGTGGCGCGTAAACTGCGCGCTTGCGACACCTTTGTGCGTAGCGGAGAAAGGCCCTGGCCCATGACGGTCAACCTGGGCCTGCGCGTTTCTGGCAAAACACTGGGCCTCGTGGGCAGCGGGCGTATTGCGCAAGCCGTGGCAGCCCGGGCCGCAGGCTTTGGCATGTCGCTGCTCTACACCGCGCGTCACCGTAACGAGAATTTTGAGGCCAGTACGGGCGCGCGCTATGTCAGCAAGGATGATCTGCTGCGGCTGTCCGACTTTGTCAGCCTGCACATGCCGCTGACGCTGGAAACGGAAAAATATATCGGCAGCAGGGAGCTTGAACTCATGCAGCCTCATGCCATCCTTATCAATACAGCGCGTGGCAAGGTTGTGGACGAGGCCGCGCTTGCCAGCGCCCTGAAAAACGGCGTGATAGCCGGGGCCGGGCTGGATGTGTTTGAAAACGAACCGCTGGTGCTTCCTGTTCTCTGCGATCTGCCCAATGTGTTAATGACACCGCACAAGGGGGCGGCGACCATGGACGGATTCAGAAACATGGGGCGCAGCAGTGCGGAAAAGATTTTTGCAGCCCTGGACGGCAAGCTGCCCGCCAACTGCCTCAACCCCGAAGCACGGCAAGTATCAAACTGA
- a CDS encoding PEP/pyruvate-binding domain-containing protein, which yields MTLLDCLRKWLVRDGSDEPDAEQLAREEAFKAHLRERCARFRRLLSSNKTALEAMSDVEEHLSGARPFGMDYVHAVSTRAVTAVFQMVRDLNALSDEGYEPLQQAFDRIREQMQNLLEDQPHQDGPNIMPLGDIRLHHITLVGGKMANLGEVAAHAGLDVPDGFAVTVSAYYRFMEYSGLHSELNRRIQATDMHSLDEVFSLSAALQQAVLSAPLPPELEQEITEAVAVMQRRAGPGLALALRSSAVGEDSLGVSFAGQYRSELNVPPEEACEVWKEIIASKYAVTAMSYRYQHGIPDDAAPMCVGVLAMVPAAAGGVAYSRDPVAAARGQEQVLLNAVPGLPQAVVDGAVTPDVFIFTRTNPPQPISKTLAGLAGVPASLTDAQAADLAQVALALEEYYAEPQDVEWALDSRNGRIVVLQSRPLHEADAATENRGDVADGAAVGSGECKILAENLPEGLSMLACGGVAVSPGVGMGPVFVARKEADMLSFPKGGILVVERALPRWAPLLSRASGMVSETGGMAGHLASVAREYRLPAVFSLPKACSLLDNAGDATLDAVRCAVFAGLNPELAAHVSEPPNLMEGSPVHQRLEALATLIVPLHLLDPESPEFAPEHCQTLHDITRFCHEKSVQLMFEEGSDVNQRMGKQLKAGVKLQYWIVDMGGGFRRHVGGAVVDIADIASTPMLALWDGMVAVPWAGPPAASASGFMSVMIESTMNPDLESTAPNAMSNKNFFIISDNYMILQARYGYHFCTVESLAGANNHENFVSFQFKGGAADRQRRRLRARMVADLLEAHGFRADVKDDSLFAVAENFPAADILQKTRMIGYLLIHTRQVDMIMLEQERAASLREKLGGDMASLLDRPLPAGD from the coding sequence ATGACGCTGCTCGACTGCCTGCGAAAGTGGCTGGTGCGCGATGGCTCGGATGAGCCGGACGCGGAACAGCTTGCGCGTGAGGAGGCTTTTAAGGCCCATCTGAGGGAGCGTTGCGCGCGCTTCCGCCGCTTGCTGTCGTCCAACAAGACAGCCCTTGAGGCCATGAGCGATGTGGAGGAGCACCTCTCTGGCGCGCGGCCCTTTGGCATGGATTATGTGCATGCCGTGAGTACTCGCGCCGTAACGGCGGTTTTTCAGATGGTGCGCGACCTCAACGCGCTTTCAGATGAAGGCTACGAGCCTTTGCAGCAGGCTTTTGACCGCATTCGTGAGCAGATGCAGAATCTGCTCGAAGATCAGCCGCATCAGGACGGCCCCAATATCATGCCGCTTGGCGATATTCGCCTGCACCACATTACCCTTGTGGGCGGCAAGATGGCCAATCTGGGTGAAGTGGCGGCCCACGCGGGGCTGGACGTGCCTGATGGTTTTGCCGTGACGGTCAGCGCCTACTACCGTTTTATGGAATACAGCGGCCTGCACAGCGAGCTGAACCGCCGCATTCAGGCTACGGATATGCACAGCCTGGATGAAGTTTTCAGCCTTTCTGCGGCCTTGCAGCAGGCCGTGCTCAGTGCGCCCCTGCCGCCGGAGCTGGAGCAGGAAATTACCGAGGCCGTGGCCGTCATGCAGCGCCGGGCCGGACCGGGCCTTGCCCTTGCCCTGCGCAGCAGCGCCGTGGGCGAAGATTCGCTTGGTGTCTCCTTTGCCGGGCAGTACCGCTCCGAGCTTAACGTGCCGCCGGAAGAAGCCTGCGAAGTCTGGAAAGAAATTATCGCCAGCAAGTATGCCGTGACGGCCATGAGCTATCGGTATCAGCACGGTATCCCTGACGATGCTGCGCCCATGTGCGTGGGTGTGCTTGCCATGGTGCCCGCTGCCGCTGGCGGCGTGGCCTACAGCCGTGATCCTGTGGCTGCCGCGCGCGGGCAGGAGCAGGTGCTGCTCAATGCCGTGCCGGGCCTGCCTCAGGCCGTGGTGGACGGCGCAGTTACCCCTGATGTCTTTATTTTTACCCGCACCAATCCGCCGCAGCCTATAAGCAAGACTCTTGCAGGGCTTGCTGGCGTGCCAGCCAGCCTTACGGATGCGCAGGCCGCAGACCTTGCACAGGTTGCGCTGGCGCTGGAAGAATACTACGCCGAACCGCAGGATGTGGAATGGGCGCTTGATTCCCGCAACGGCCGCATTGTGGTGCTGCAAAGCCGCCCCCTGCACGAGGCGGATGCCGCCACGGAAAACCGCGGCGATGTTGCGGACGGCGCAGCGGTGGGATCGGGCGAGTGTAAAATCCTGGCGGAAAATCTGCCCGAAGGCCTTTCCATGCTGGCCTGCGGGGGCGTTGCCGTAAGCCCCGGCGTGGGCATGGGGCCTGTGTTTGTTGCCCGCAAGGAAGCGGACATGCTTTCCTTCCCCAAGGGCGGCATTCTGGTAGTCGAACGGGCCTTGCCCCGCTGGGCCCCCCTGCTTTCCCGCGCATCTGGCATGGTCAGCGAGACGGGCGGCATGGCGGGCCATCTGGCCTCTGTGGCGCGCGAATACCGCCTGCCAGCCGTGTTCAGCCTGCCCAAGGCCTGCAGCCTGCTGGATAACGCCGGAGACGCCACTCTGGATGCCGTGCGCTGCGCCGTATTCGCGGGGCTGAATCCCGAGCTTGCCGCCCATGTGTCGGAGCCGCCCAATCTCATGGAAGGCAGCCCTGTGCATCAGCGGCTTGAGGCCCTGGCGACCCTGATAGTTCCCCTGCATCTGCTGGACCCGGAATCACCGGAATTTGCGCCGGAACATTGCCAGACTCTGCACGACATCACCCGCTTTTGCCACGAAAAATCCGTGCAGCTCATGTTCGAGGAAGGCTCGGACGTAAACCAGCGCATGGGCAAGCAGCTCAAGGCCGGGGTCAAGCTTCAGTACTGGATTGTGGACATGGGCGGCGGTTTCAGGCGGCATGTGGGCGGCGCGGTGGTGGATATCGCCGATATAGCGAGTACGCCCATGCTGGCCCTGTGGGACGGCATGGTGGCCGTGCCCTGGGCCGGGCCGCCTGCGGCAAGCGCCTCTGGCTTCATGAGTGTGATGATTGAAAGTACCATGAATCCGGATCTGGAAAGCACAGCGCCCAATGCCATGTCCAACAAAAACTTTTTTATCATTTCTGATAATTACATGATTTTGCAGGCACGCTACGGCTACCATTTTTGCACGGTTGAAAGTCTGGCTGGCGCAAATAATCATGAAAATTTTGTGAGCTTCCAGTTCAAGGGCGGTGCCGCTGACCGCCAGCGCCGCCGTCTGCGCGCCCGAATGGTTGCCGACCTGCTGGAGGCGCACGGTTTCCGCGCTGATGTGAAGGACGATTCGCTCTTTGCCGTGGCGGAAAACTTCCCCGCTGCCGATATTCTGCAAAAAACCCGCATGATCGGCTATCTGCTCATCCATACCCGACAGGTGGACATGATTATGCTGGAGCAGGAGCGTGCCGCGTCCCTCAGGGAAAAACTGGGCGGCGACATGGCCTCGTTGCTCGACAGGCCTTTACCGGCGGGCGATTAG